In the Acropora muricata isolate sample 2 chromosome 10, ASM3666990v1, whole genome shotgun sequence genome, one interval contains:
- the LOC136930651 gene encoding uncharacterized protein produces MVFDASAKPHHLANSVNDCMHTGPPLQPLLWDILIRARMAPFLLLGDIEKAFLQISLRGEDRDAFRFLFNVNGKEERFRFTRIPFGAEASPFMLAATLQHYYDCQPEDLQETVQVLRENTYVDNLMKIAHDVGSLGKFKEEATQILANAKFPVHKWESNLLELESENMPNPGKILGHYWDKREDTLEIQVPKSLEETSLTKRTMLSQLGKIYDPLGIISATMVEGKRLYRDACDENRSWNKEFSSSVAKDWNKWTKQLKDVKIPRSLIQDSTTVEAVEIHQFADASNLACSTVTIAVIQQGTMKVKGLLTSKSRISKQNTSIARLELISGHMAVNLAKNLCHALNTWPIRSVTIWMDSMVALYWISNPGKSWKVFVANRVRKIAQILRELKIQWKHCPSEMNLADLGSRGASLSKMEGSEWYTGPQWLLNRDGWPEQPKLISSTRCQEEEHPVREIMLYSAERKPDEWDNLLDRKPYWNTLRITAWALRFAHNSSAKLCKEKRRRGPLSTNEIMIARNYWVRREQKEIPNGLEKPGWKLVKDERTNTLKCVGRIQNYRPIYLEKGLFVQKLVKHVHEQMMHLGTASTMAAIREQWWIPKLRSLVKRAIRDCNICKVFAAKPFQGAATGPLPTFRTEVSRPFQHTGVDFAGPLIYKINMNEEGKAYILIFTCAVLRAVHLEVTRSQTAIEFQRKLNAFITRRTRPQRMISDNAAVFKTTADWIRKLRRSEQLHDFLAAQEIQWTFNLAKSPWWGGMYERLIKDVKKTLYKTLGKTKLTLEQLEAVVMDIEKHMNNRPLTYVKSESGEDQVLTPNLTMWGQGAHILEDMEVEDDELTRFHRRLNNAKQHAWSRWQKEYIHSLMESHRVKRLDAHVPEVGEVVLILGEEKNRGRWKKGKVIRIVKGADGVARGVILLHKGKQLERPIQSVCPLEIRSAEHEPVQGACPKRRESTRERRQAAVDTASRIKNIFRDDD; encoded by the coding sequence ATGGTCTTCGATGCTAGCGCTAAACCTCATCACCTAGCCAACAGCGTGAACGATTGTATGCATACAGGCCCTCCGCTGCAACCTCTTCTGTGGGACATTCTCATAAGAGCGCGTATGGCACCATTCCTGTTACTGGGGGACATTGAAAAGGCGTTCCTCCAAATCAGCTTAAGGGGAGAAGACAGAGACGCTTTTCGTTTCTTATTCAACGTCAATGGTAAAGAGGAGCGCTTCCGATTCACAAGGATACCATTTGGAGCTGAAGCTAGCCCCTTTATGCTCGCAGCCACATTGCAGCACTATTATGATTGCCAACCGGAGGATCTCCAAGAGACTGTTCAGGTGCTTAGAGAGAACACATATGTGGACAATCTGATGAAGATAGCACACGATGTTGGGAGTCTAGGGAAGTTCAAAGAGGAAGCAACCCAGATCTTAGCAAACGCAAAATTTCCAGTCCATAAATGGGAATCGAACCTCCTCGAGCTTGAAAGTGAGAACATGCCCAATCCAGGGAAGATTCTGGGACACTACTGGGACAAGAGAGAGGATACACTGGAAATTCAGGTGCCAAAATCCCTCGAAGAAACTTCACTGACCAAAAGGACCATGCTTAGTCAGCTGGGAAAGATCTACGACCCACTGGGAATCATATCTGCAACTATGGTTGAAGGGAAACGCCTATACAGAGACGCCTGTGATGAAAACAGGAGCTGGAATAAAGAATTTTCATCATCCGTAGCCAAGGATTGGAACAAGTGGACAAAGCAGCTAAAGGATGTTAAGATTCCCCGAAGCCTAATACAAGACAGCACAACAGTCGAGGCAGTTGAGATCCATCAGTTTGCTGACGCGAGCAACTTGGCCTGTTCCACTGTAACAATCGCAGTAATTCAACAAGGAACTATGAAAGTGAAAGGTCTACTAACCTCAAAATCAAGAATATCCAAGCAGAACACATCAATTGCAAGGCTCGAGCTGATAAGTGGTCACATGGCGGTGAACCTCGCTAAGAATCTCTGCCATGCTCTAAATACATGGCCAATAAGGTCCGTAACAATTTGGATGGACAGTATGGTTGCCCTATACTGGATCTCGAACCCAGGAAAGTCATGGAAAGTCTTCGTTGCTAATAGAGTCAGAAAGATTGCCCAGATCTTAAGAGAACTAAAAATCCAGTGGAAGCACTGCCCTTCCGAGATGAACCTAGCTGATTTAGGAAGCAGAGGAGCCTCCCTTAGTAAGATGGAAGGCAGTGAGTGGTATACTGGACCACAGTGGCTGCTCAATCGAGATGGCTGGCCTGAACAACCAAAGTTGATAAGCAGTACGAGGTGTCAAGAAGAAGAGCACCCCGTAAGAGAGATCATGCTTTACTCTGCGGAGAGGAAGCCAGATGAGTGGGACAACCTACTAGACCGGAAGCCGTACTGGAATACCCTCAGAATAACCGCATGGGCGTTACGATTTGCACACAACAGCTCAGCCAAGTTGTGTAAGGAAAAGAGAAGACGTGGGCCTTTGAGTACTAACGAAATCATGATTGCCAGAAATTACTGGGTGAGAAGAGAGCAGAAGGAAATCCCTAACGGTCTAGAGAAACCAGGCTGGAAGCTTGTCAAGGATGAGAGAACGAACACTCTCAAGTGCGTTGGTAGGATACAGAATTACAGACCTATTTACCTTGAAAAGGGACTGTTCGTACAGAAGCTCGTTAAACATGTGCACGAACAAATGATGCACCTGGGGACAGCCAGCACTATGGCAGCTATTAGAGAGCAATGGTGGATACCCAAGCTGAGATCCCTGGTCAAGAGAGCGATACGCGACTGCAATATTTGCAAGGTGTTTGCCGCCAAGCCATTCCAGGGTGCAGCCACCGGTCCCTTGCCGACATTCCGCACCGAAGTGAGCAGACCCTTTCAGCATACGGGAGTTGATTTTGCCGGACCACTCATCTACAAGATAAACATGAATGAAGAGGGCAAGGCATACATACTTATATTCACTTGTGCGGTCCTACGAGCAGTGCATCTTGAGGTAACCAGGTCCCAAACGGCTATAGAATTCCAAAGGAAGCTGAACGCGTTTATCACTCGGAGGACTAGACCACAACGGATGATATCCGACAACGCAGCTGTGTTCAAGACAACCGCAGATTGGATCCGGAAGCTGCGGAGGAGTGAGCAGTTGCACGACTTCCTTGCTGCCCAAGAAATACAATGGACGTTCAACTTGGCCAAGTCTCCGTGGTGGGGAGGAATGTACGAGAGACTCATCAAGGATGTCAAGAAGACCTTGTACAAAACGTTGGGGAAAACAAAGCTCACACTCGAACAGCTTGAAGCGGTGGTGATGGACATCGAAAAGCACATGAATAATCGTCCTCTGACGTACGTTAAAAGTGAGAGTGGGGAGGACCAAGTCTTAACACCGAACCTTACCATGTGGGGTCAAGGTGCACACATTCTGGAAGACATGGAAGTCGAAGATGATGAACTGACAAGGTTTCACAGACGACTGAACAACGCTAAACAACACGCATGGAGTCGATGGCAAAAAGAATATATTCATAGCCTCATGGAGAGTCATCGAGTGAAGCGACTTGACGCGCATGTCCCAGAAGTCGGAGAAGTAGTGCTGATCCTGGGAGAGGAGAAAAACCGAGGACGTTGGAAGAAAGGAAAGGTGATCCGAATCGTTAAGGGAGCAGATGGCGTGGCGAGAGGGGTGATCTTGCTACACAAGGGGAAGCAATTGGAGAGACCGATACAGTCTGTGTGCCCCTTGGAGATAAGAAGCGCAGAGCATGAGCCAGTACAAGGTGCTTGCCCAAAGAGAAGGGAGTCTACCAGAGAAAGGAGGCAAGCAGCTGTGGACACAGCATCTCGCATCAAGAACATTTTCAGAGACGATGATTAA